The Jiangella sp. DSM 45060 genome contains the following window.
AACTGCCCGACCTCGACCGCGCCGTCGAGGCTGAGTGGGACGACGCCGTTCGTAGGCGTGACGCTGTCGAGCAGGACATCGCGCACGATGCTCTCGCCGTCGATGGCCAGGCTCAGTGCCTGTCGCACCGACGCCTTCGACAGCGGATGCTCGGGCGGTTTGCGGAAGTTGTAGAACAGCTGCACCAGGCGGGTGCCCTCGGCCTGCAGCAGGCTGATGCCCGGCAGGCCGTCGAGCTGCTCGGCGGAGTCGGGTGAGATGGAGTCGATGACGTCGACCTCGCCGCTGCGCAGCGCCAGCACCCGGCTGGTCTCCTCGGGCAGGAACCGGATGCGCACCTGGTCGACCCCCGGCGCCGGGCCCCAGTAGCCGGGGTTCGCCGCCAGCGTGTAGTCGCCGGTGCCGCGGTTGGCGTTGGCGACCACGTACGGGCCGCTGCCGACACCGTCGGCCAGCTCTTCGGGCAGGTTGGTGGCCGCCGGGGAGATGAGGATGTTGCTCATGAGGGAGTCGAGCCCCACCAACGGACGCTGCGTGACGAGGTCGAACGTTCGGTCGTCGACCTGCCGCACCGTCGGCCACTCGGGGAACTGGTTGCCGACGAACGACGCCTCGACCTGCTGGTACATCTGCAAGGCCGTGTCGACGTCGGCCACCGTGACCGGTGAGCCGTCGGAATACACCGCCTCGGGACGCAGCCGCACCCGCCACGCCGTCGGCGAGACGAGTTCGAAGCTCTCGGCCAGCACCGGCTCGGCGCGCAGGCCGTCGCCGATGCGGGTGAGCGCCTGCCGCACGGCCCGCTGGACCGTGACGTGCGCGTCGAACTGGTTGAGCTTGTTGTCCAGGCTGACCAGCGATCGGTTCAGCGCCAGCGTCAAGGTGCCGGCGCCGGACGTGCCGGTGGGGCCGGCACAGGCCGCGAGCGCCGGGCCGAGCGCGATGCCGGCGCCGGCCGCGAAGCCGGCCCGCAGCAGCTCGCGGCGGCTGAGGCCGCGGCGCTGCCGTGCGTTGCCGTTCATCGTCACCTCCGGGTGTCCGCGAAGTTGTGCGGATCACACTTGCACCTTTGCGCGAAACGCGCAAGTAACGTAGCGTTCATTCATGCCGGGAAGATTCATCCCGGCGCAGGGTTCCGACCGGCCGCTTCCGTATCGACGGCCGTATCGACGCAGGAAGGAGTGTGTTCATGGAAGAAACAGTGGTGCTGCTCGCCGACGATCTGACCGGTGCGGCGGAAGCCGCCGCCGCCTTCGCCATGCGCACTCCGCGCATCGTCAGTCTCGACGCACTGCGCTCCCTGCGCGCATCGCACACAGTCGGCGTGGTCGCCGTCGACACCGACTCACGCTATGTCAGCCCGGAGCTGGCCGCCGAACGGTGCCGCGCGGCGCTCGCGCTGCTGCCGCCCGGCCTCGTGGTCAAGAAGATCGACTCGACGCTGCGCGGGCCGCTGGCGGCCGAGGTGGCGGCGCTGCGCGAGCTGGGCGGGCTGCTCGTGGTCTCGCCCGCGCTGCCCGCGCTGGGGCGCACGGTCGTCGGCGGCGTGGTCCTGGTCGACGGCGTGCCGCTCGACCGGTCCGCGGCATGGGCGGCCGAGGCGCGGCCGGCGCCCACGTCGGTGGCCGAGGCGCTGGCGCCGCTGCCGGTGGTGACGGTCTCGCTCGCCGCGGTGCGCGGCGGCGTGGACGCTCTGGCGACGGCGCTGCGCGTGGCGGCTGACCGCCGCCAGGTCGCGGTCTGCGACGCCGAGACCGACGACGACCTCGACCGTATCGTCGTGGCCGCGCTGGCGGCCGCCGCCGGTGACCTGCCGGTCCGATGGGCCGGATCGGCCGGTCTGGCGCATGCGCTGGCCCGCGCGCAGGTGGCGGCGGACGCCTCGCCGTCGGGCGGGTCGCAGGGTGGGGTGGCGTCGGTTGGTGGGCGGCCGGGTTCGCCACCGGGAGGGGTGGCGTCGGCTGCTGGACGGACGGGGTTGCCGCCGGGAGGGGTGGCGTCGGCTGCTGGACGGACGGGATCCCCACCGGGGGTGGCGTCGGCTGGTGAGCAGACGGGGTTGCCGCCGGGTCGGGTGGCGTCGGCTGCTGGACGGACGGGGTTGCCGCCGGGAGGGGTGGCGTCGGTTGGTGAGCAGACGGGATCCCCACCGGGGGTGGCGTCGGCTGGTGAGCAGACGGGGTTGCCGGGGGTGGCGGCCGGCGGGGGTGGCCAGCTCGGGCCGCTGTCGGCCGGGCCGATCCTGTTCGTCGTCGGCACGGCGGCAGCGGCGGCGCGCGCCCAGCTGGCGGCGCTGGCCGAGCACGTCGAGACCGTGGTCGAGCTCGATCCCGGCGAACTCGCCCGTCTCGCCGGCATCGCCGATCCGCCGGGCATCGCTGGTCCGGCCGAACCTGCTGGTCCTGCCGGGCCTGTTGGTCCTGCCGGGCCCGGTGGTCCGGCCGGGCCTGTTGGTCCCGTTGGGCCCGGTGGTCCGGCCGAGCCTGCTGGCCCCGTCGGGCCCGGTGGTCCTGCCGCGCCCGGTGGTCCGGCCGAGCCTGCTGGCCCCGTCGGGCCCGGTGGTCCTGCCGCGCCCGCTGGTCCCGCCGGCCTGGCCGAAGTCGCGCACGACCTCGCCGTCCGCGCCGACGGCCGCACGGCCGTCGTCCATCTTGCTGACGCCGCCGGGGCGGCACGGTCGCCGATGGCGGTGGAGGCGTTGGCGCGGGTGGTCGCGCCGGCCGCCCGTGAGCATCCGGCGCTCGTGCTCACCGGCGGCGAGACCGCGCGCGCCGTCCTCGTCGCCATCGGTGCCGGCGAGCTGCACGTCCGCGAAGCGTGGGACGACGGCGTCGTCGTCAGCGCCACGCCCGACGGCCGGATCGTCGTCACCAAACCCGGCGCGTTCGGCGGTCCGCACGCGCTCGTGCGCATCGCCGAGCGCCTCTCCGGCACCCGGCACCCGCACGTCGAGCACAGCCCGCACGAGGAGGACACATGAAGACACCCCTGGTCGCCGTCACCATGGGCGACGGCGCCGGCGTCGGCCCCGAGGTCGTCGTACGGGCGCTGGCCGACCCAGAGGTGCGGTCGCTGTGCCGGCCGGTGGTCGTCGGCGATCTCCGGCGGTTGCGCGACGCCGCCCGCATCACCGGGGTCGAGGTCGAGGTGCGGGCGATCGGCGGGCCGGAGGATGCCGCGTTCGAGCCGGGCACGATCGACGTCATCGATCTCGGGCTGCTGCCGGACGATCTTCCGTACGGCGTGCTGTCGGCGGTCGCGGGCGACGCGGCGTACCAGTACGTGAAGGTGGCCAGCGAGCTGGCCGTCGCCGGGCGCGTGCAGGCCATCTGCACGGCACCGCTCAACAAGGAGGCGCTGCACGCGGGCGGTCATCCGTACCCCGGACACACCGAGTTGCTGGCCGAGCTGTGTGGCGTCGACGAAGTGTCGATGATGCTGTCGACGCCCACGGTGAAGGTCATCCACGTCACCACCCACATCGGGCTGGTCGACGCCATCGAGCGCATCGACGACGCGCTGGTCGAGCGGACCATCCGGCGCGGCGACGCGACCCTGCGCGACGCCGGCCTGGCCAGGCCACGGCTCGGCGTGTGCGGCATCAACCCGCACGCCGGCGAGAACGGGTTGTTCGGCCGCGGCGAGGAGGCCGAGAAGATCGTCCCGGCGGTGGAACGGTGCCGTGCCGACGGCCTCGACGTGCACGGCCCGCTGCCCGCCGACACCGCGTTCTTCCTGGCCGGCCGCGGCGACTACGACCTCATCGTGGCGATGTACCACGACCAGGGGCACGGCCCGGTGAAGGTGCTCGGGCTCGAGGCGGGCGTGAACATCAGCGTCGGGCTGCCGGTCATCCGCACGTCCGTCGACCACGGCACGGCGTTCGACATCGCCGGCACCGGCCGCGCCGACGCCGGTAGCATGATCGAGGCTCTGCGCCAGGCGGCCGCGCTCGCGCCGAGCCCGTAGCGAGCGAGGTGGGGGATGAACGACCGGCTGACCGCACGCGACCGGCGACGCGCCATCGTCGACATGGCGTGGACCGACGGGCGGGCCGGGGTCGGCCAGCTGGCGGTGCACTTCGGCGTCACCGAGTCGACCATCCGCCGCGACCTCGCGCTGCTCACGTCACAGGGCCAGCTCGCCCGCACCTACGGCGGCGCCATGGCGCACGGTCTCGTCTACGAGGCCTCACTGGGCCAGCGGGCACGGGAAGGGTTCCGGCAGAAGCAGTCCATCGCCGCCTGGGCGGCCGAGCAGATCGGCCCCGGCGAGACCGTCCTCCTCGACGCCGGCACCACCACCGGGCAACTCGCTCGTGAGCTGCGCGAACGCGATCAGCTCACGGTCGTCACCATCGGGCTGACGGTGCTCAACGAGCTGGCCGACGCTGACGGCGTCGACGTGCTGTGCCTGGGCGGGCGGCTGCGGCACATCAGCCAGGGCCTGGTCGGGCCGTTCGCCGAGGCGGCGCTGGAACGCATCACGGCC
Protein-coding sequences here:
- the pdxA gene encoding 4-hydroxythreonine-4-phosphate dehydrogenase PdxA yields the protein MKTPLVAVTMGDGAGVGPEVVVRALADPEVRSLCRPVVVGDLRRLRDAARITGVEVEVRAIGGPEDAAFEPGTIDVIDLGLLPDDLPYGVLSAVAGDAAYQYVKVASELAVAGRVQAICTAPLNKEALHAGGHPYPGHTELLAELCGVDEVSMMLSTPTVKVIHVTTHIGLVDAIERIDDALVERTIRRGDATLRDAGLARPRLGVCGINPHAGENGLFGRGEEAEKIVPAVERCRADGLDVHGPLPADTAFFLAGRGDYDLIVAMYHDQGHGPVKVLGLEAGVNISVGLPVIRTSVDHGTAFDIAGTGRADAGSMIEALRQAAALAPSP
- a CDS encoding ABC transporter substrate-binding protein; this encodes MNGNARQRRGLSRRELLRAGFAAGAGIALGPALAACAGPTGTSGAGTLTLALNRSLVSLDNKLNQFDAHVTVQRAVRQALTRIGDGLRAEPVLAESFELVSPTAWRVRLRPEAVYSDGSPVTVADVDTALQMYQQVEASFVGNQFPEWPTVRQVDDRTFDLVTQRPLVGLDSLMSNILISPAATNLPEELADGVGSGPYVVANANRGTGDYTLAANPGYWGPAPGVDQVRIRFLPEETSRVLALRSGEVDVIDSISPDSAEQLDGLPGISLLQAEGTRLVQLFYNFRKPPEHPLSKASVRQALSLAIDGESIVRDVLLDSVTPTNGVVPLSLDGAVEVGQFAFDPRKAKQMLDAEGVDDLELTVIWESGEFASDAYVMEAVAQMLGDVGVRVHLRQFEPGGDLPTWRQGRGGDFDIIGNGYGNQTGLALTSLQGLFAGTPEMEQTGDAFMGFVYDDIASGITAAAAETDDQRRSTLLQDVQQSIWDLWPAMWAFTQDVLLAHRDTVSGLDLLPINSYDLAAVRLEEG
- a CDS encoding four-carbon acid sugar kinase family protein encodes the protein MEETVVLLADDLTGAAEAAAAFAMRTPRIVSLDALRSLRASHTVGVVAVDTDSRYVSPELAAERCRAALALLPPGLVVKKIDSTLRGPLAAEVAALRELGGLLVVSPALPALGRTVVGGVVLVDGVPLDRSAAWAAEARPAPTSVAEALAPLPVVTVSLAAVRGGVDALATALRVAADRRQVAVCDAETDDDLDRIVVAALAAAAGDLPVRWAGSAGLAHALARAQVAADASPSGGSQGGVASVGGRPGSPPGGVASAAGRTGLPPGGVASAAGRTGSPPGVASAGEQTGLPPGRVASAAGRTGLPPGGVASVGEQTGSPPGVASAGEQTGLPGVAAGGGGQLGPLSAGPILFVVGTAAAAARAQLAALAEHVETVVELDPGELARLAGIADPPGIAGPAEPAGPAGPVGPAGPGGPAGPVGPVGPGGPAEPAGPVGPGGPAAPGGPAEPAGPVGPGGPAAPAGPAGLAEVAHDLAVRADGRTAVVHLADAAGAARSPMAVEALARVVAPAAREHPALVLTGGETARAVLVAIGAGELHVREAWDDGVVVSATPDGRIVVTKPGAFGGPHALVRIAERLSGTRHPHVEHSPHEEDT
- a CDS encoding DeoR/GlpR family DNA-binding transcription regulator: MNDRLTARDRRRAIVDMAWTDGRAGVGQLAVHFGVTESTIRRDLALLTSQGQLARTYGGAMAHGLVYEASLGQRAREGFRQKQSIAAWAAEQIGPGETVLLDAGTTTGQLARELRERDQLTVVTIGLTVLNELADADGVDVLCLGGRLRHISQGLVGPFAEAALERITADRAFLGADAVTVENGICEANLEQTRLKEMMMTRAEQVYVLADASKLGQRPFHAWARMPPSWTLVTDDGAARAEVERFRAAGVEVIVTGTKVAT